Proteins encoded by one window of Sphaerodactylus townsendi isolate TG3544 linkage group LG04, MPM_Stown_v2.3, whole genome shotgun sequence:
- the USP42 gene encoding ubiquitin carboxyl-terminal hydrolase 42 → MTIVDKVSESSNPSACQKQPFSSLVLASGDMDAGSPGWSTASSLEAPKHKISLGPVPGAAVYSNSSVPEKSKPSTQKESSLGDGIAPPQKVLFPAEKVCLKWQKTHRVGAGLQNLGNTCFLNSALQCLTYTAPLANYMLSHEHSKTCHEQGFCMMCTMQSHITQAFSNSGTIIKPMAVINDLRRIAKHFRFGNQEDAHEFLRYTVDAMQKACLNGSNKLDRHSQATTLIYQIFGGYLRSRVKCMNCKGVSDTFDPYLDIPLEIKTAQSVNKALEQFVKPEQLDGENAYKCSKCKKMVPASKRFTIHRSSNVLTLSLKRFANFSGGKITKEVKYPEYLDIRPYMSQPNGEPIIYVLYAVLVHTGFSCHAGHYYCYIKASNGQWYQMNDSIVSNSDIRSVLNQQAYVLFYIRSHDVKNGNEHMHSAHTPGQSSPRPVINQRVVNNKQTTPGFIGPQLPPHMMKNSNHVNGTGPLKETPSSSVASPSSVPLNRPSSTPQASTIPNWTINRPPTATNPDPSKKKITISINKLSARQTASHNTCPAENLGKPAPSSTVSNPSAVQSTSSASAVSAASRIPKPPPPPGETCPTPVANGKPKLNPSTLVPYGAESSEDSDEEPKGPVLENGHANPFNGVLSGSAAISPESSCTSCRGADEEAALLHKPPKNVAVNGAIGVDEAPKENGLPPEDAACPAKPVKPAENPFSKANGLHGKGPPTALPPVPEDRVLDSFRYNQLKTPPEEISASGAEKTSEEDGCLEASGSVSKRIPCDTAVQILTNLLGSIKELPAPSNPSPASTKDEPCENVAVEMPNSHLDSSGQYEPQSNSLEAEAEFPLEGDLEDHAAKTKGPKEEKDAWKKSPVHFRETPEGAEKLAQSPFRKSDAESRPLKVVTLNGVEKSQETQNGVKNVADPALPEESSSTRLDAGNQSLKEEDGPRGGSEGLREQAEQQQEQQPRSQSKEKVFASKKPDREHYRSKRDRSESEEREASRSQIDGHFHKKRCSHSRERTKQEYSRREYYNGSKYRFPSSLEPGRGSGKYSHSTSHSRGKMDPERSRYCPWKGEPLWSRTSYHQDIPRKWEKYRPDNYYYPSHVARSSQDRKFCHDERDYNKSSHMYNKPYKDYSYKSRWTYDPAEKERERYHDSSSKADVYRYPIPAQHLEKYPHGREAPLTEEHYLHPAAEHLKDRKRKCPSPEGSNSNPEKKRRRSSLSEPLEEPKSKKRKKSKKKKKSKDKHRERDCRHHQDSDPSASSSEAEAHRHKKKKKKKKKRAKRSESCEEPLVPHLPKPASAEAGALKTWEADKALSKACRKRGGQPQDGVAEAYWKSKCIEGSAGEGCVFTTDQVAATEAPFHKDCSWTVSRSSNNDFPYEEEIRW, encoded by the exons ATGACCATAGTTGACAAAGTGTCTGAGTCCTCCAACCCTTCTGCCTGTCAGAAGCAGCCTTTCAGCTCCCTGGTGCTGGCTTCTGGAGATATGGACGCAGGCTCTCCGGGGTGGAGCACTGCGTCTTCTCTAGAAGCTCCGAAACACAAGATCTCCTTGGGACCAGTGCCGGGAGCTGCCGTTTATTCCAATTCATCCGTTCCTGAAAAGTCCAAGCCCTCCACTCAGAAAGAGTCGT CTCTCGGCGATGGCATCGCACCCCCGCAGAAAGTCCTCTTCCCGGCGGAGAAGGTGTGCCTGAAATGGCAGAAAACGCACCGAGTCGGAGCCGGCCTCCAGAACCTCGGCAACACATGTTTCCTCAATTCCGCTCTGCAGTGTCTGACCTACACGGCCCCTCTGGCCAACTACATGCTGTCCCATGAACACTCCAAAACCT GTCACGAGCAGGGGTTCTGCATGATGTGCACCATGCAGTCTCATATCACCCAAGCCTTCTCCAACTCTGGCACCATCATCAAGCCAATGGCCGTCATCAACGACCTCAGAC GGATAGCAAAACATTTCCGTTTCGGAAATCAGGAAGACGCACACGAATTCCTTCGCTACACTGTTGACGCTATGCAGAAAGCATGTCTGAACGGAAGCAACAA GTTGGACAGACACTCACAAGCCACTACGCTCATTTATCAAATATTTGGAGGATACCTGCGATCTAGAG taaAGTGCATGAATTGCAAAGGAGTTTCTGATACTTTTGATCCCTACCTGGATATTCCACTGGAGATAAAG aCAGCTCAAAGTGTTAACAAAGCTCTGGAGCAGTTTGTCAAACCAGAACAACTAGATGGTGAAAATGCTTATAAATGTAGCAA GTGTAAAAAGATGGTTCCTGCCTCAAAGAGATTCACAATCCATCGGTCGTCGAACGTTCTCACCCTGTCCCTTAAACGATTTGCAAATTTCAGCGGTGGGAAAATTACAAAG GAAGTGAAATATCCTGAATATTTGGACATCCGCCCATACATGTCCCAGCCAAACGGAGAGCCAATTATTTATGTGTTATACGCTGTCCTGGTCCACACTGGCTTCAGCTGCCATGCCGGTCATTACTACTGCTACATCAAG GCCAGTAACGGGCAGTGGTACCAGATGAACGATTCCATTGTCTCCAACAGCGACATCCGATCTGTTCTGAACCAGCAAGCGTATGTTCTTTTTTATATCAG GTCCCACGATGTGAAGAACGGCAACGAACACATGCATTCCGCTCACACCCCCGGGCAGTCTTCGCCCCGACCGGTGATCAACCAGCGGGTGGTGAATAACAAGCAAACAACGCCGGGTTTCATTGGGCCTCAGCTCCCGCCACACATGATGAAG AATTCGAACCACGTGAACGGAACTGGACCGCTGAAGGAAACGCCCAGCAGTTCTGTGGCGAGCCCTAGCAGCGTGCCCCTCAACAGGCCGTCTTCCACTCCCCAAGCCAGCACCATCCCAAACTGGACGATAAACAGGCCGCCAACGGCGACCAACCCCGACCCTTCGAAAAAGAAAATAACCATCAGTATTAACAAGCTGTCCGCTCGCCAAACCGCCTCTCACAACACCTGCCCCGCGGAGAACCTCGGCAAGCCGGCCCCTTCTTCGACCGTTTCCAACCCTTCCGCGGTGCAGTCTACCTCAAGCGCGTCCGCCGTCTCGGCTGCTAGCAGAATCCCcaagccgccgccgcctcccggcGAAACGTGTCCCACACCGGTGGCGAACGGCAAGCCCAAGCTGAACCCGAGCACGCTGGTCCCGTACGGGGCTGAATCGTCGGAAGACTCGGACGAGGAGCCAAAGGGGCCGGTGTTGGAGAACGGCCACGCCAACCCTTTCAATGGGGTCCTGTCGGGAAGTGCGGCCATTTCGCCAGAGAGCTCCTGCACGTCCTGCCGCGGTGCGGACGAGGAGGCGGCACTGCTGCACAAGCCGCCCAAAAATGTTGCTGTCAATGGTGCTATTGGTGTCGACGAGGCTCCGAAAGAAAATGGGCTCCCCCCCGAGGACGCTGCTTGTCCAGCCAAGCCGGTGAAACCTGCAGAAAACCCGTTCTCGAAAGCCAACGGATTGCACGGGAAA GGACCACCTACTGCTTTGCCCCCGGTTCCCGAAGACAGGGTCTTGGACTCCTTCAGATACAATCAACTAAAAACGCCACCAGAAGAAATAAG CGCAAGCggagcagagaaaacctctgaaGAGGACGGCTGTTTGGAAGCCTCGGGCAGCGTCAGTAAGAGAATCCCCTGTGACACGGCGGTCCAGATCCTCACCAATCTTCTTGGCAGCATCAAGGAACTCCCGGCTCCTTCCAACCCCAGCCCCGCTTCTACCAAAGATGAACCCTGTGAAAACGTTGCTGTGGAAATGCCAAATTCGCATCTGGACAGCAGTGGGCAGTATGAGCCTCAGTCGAACTCCCTTGAAGCCGAAGCAGAATTCCCTCTAGAAGGCGACCTGGAGGATCAcgcagcaaaaacaaaaggacCAAAAGAAGAGAAAGACGCTTGGAAAAAGAGTCCCGTGCACTTCCGAGAGACACCCGAGGGTGCAGAAAAACTGGCCCAGAGCCCTTTTAGAAAGTCTGACGCTGAAAGCCGACCTCTCAAGGTTGTCACTCTGAACGGGGTAGAGAAAAGCCAAGAAACACAGAACGGCGTGAAGAACGTCGCGGATCCTGCACTCCCTGAGGAGTCTTCCTCCACAAGGCTTGACGCAGGGAACCAAAGTTTGAAAGAGGAGGACGGGCCAAGAGGGGGGAGCGAAGGTCTCAGAGAACAGGCAGAACAGCAGCAGGAGCAACAGCCCCGTTCACAGTCAAAGGAGAAAGTTTTCGCCTCCAAAAAACCCGACAGGGAGCACTACCGCAGCAAACGAGACCGCTCGGAAAGCGAAGAGCGGGAGGCCAGCCGCAGCCAGATCGATGGGCACTTCCACAAGAAAAGGTGTTCCCACAGCAGAGAACGAACGAAGCAGGAGTATTCGCGAAGGGAATACTACAACGGAAGCAAGTACCGGTTCCCCTCGAGCCTTGAACCGGGGCGAGGTTCAGGGAAGTACTCCCATTCCACGTCCcacagcagagggaaaatggatcccgaaAGGAGTCGCTATTGCCCCTGGAAAGGTGAGCCATTATGGAGCAGGACGAGTTATCACCAGGATATCCCAAGGAAGTGGGAAAAATACCGGCCCGACAACTACTATTACCCTTCCCATGTAGCAAGGAGTAGCCAGGATAGAAAATTCTGTCACGACGAGAGGGACTATAACAAATCAAGTCACATGTACAACAAACCATACAAAGATTATTCGTACAAAAGCCGATGGACTTACGACCcagcagagaaggaaagagagaggtaCCACGACAGCAGTTCGAAAGCAGATGTGTACCGCTACCCAATTCCCGCCCAGCACCTGGAGAAATATCCCCACGGGAGAGAGGCGCCCCTGACCGAGGAACACTATTTGCATCCAGCCGCTGAACACTTGAAGGACAGGAAGAGAAAGTGCCCCAGCCCGGAGGGCAGCAACAGCAACCCTGAAAAGAAACGCCGGAGGAGCTCGCTGAGCGAACCTCTCGAGGAGCCGAAAAGCAAAAAGCGCAAGAagtcgaagaagaagaaaaagtcaaAGGATAAACACCGAGAGAGAGATTGCAG GCACCACCAGGACTCGGATCCCTCCGCGTCGAGCTCCGAGGCAGAGGCCCAcaggcacaagaagaagaagaagaaaaagaagaagcgcGCAAAAAGATCCGAAAGTTGCGAAGAACCTCTagtgccccacctccccaagccggCGAGCGCGGAAGCCGGCGCCCTCAAAACCTGGGAGGCAGACAAAGCTTTATCCAAAGCGTGTCGAAAACGTGGCGGCCAGCCCCAAGACGGAGTGGCCGAGGCCTACTGGAAATCGAAGTGCATAGAAGGCAGCGCCGGGGAGGGCTGCGTCTTCACTACAGATCAAGTTG CTGCTACCGAGGCACCTTTTCATAAAGACTGCAGCTGGACAGTCTCTAGGTCTTCAAACAATGACTTTCCATATGAAGAAGAAATCAGATG gTGA